A single window of Nicotiana tomentosiformis chromosome 1, ASM39032v3, whole genome shotgun sequence DNA harbors:
- the LOC138906752 gene encoding uncharacterized protein translates to MGNQTSMSYNNLCMFPDVHLPAGLKMPKFNLYDGRGDPVVHLRGYCSEMRSVGGKDELLMEYFSESLSGAALEWYTRQDVSKWYSWDDMAQDFIRHFQYNIDIIPDRSSLSKMKKKPEESFREFGLRWREQVARVSPPFDEEEMVKIFLQAQGPSYFSHLIPALYQPFNDVVKVGEMVEEGIKSGKIMSYAALKGNIEDIQNISVSLGRRKRNRKDVETRQRQDPSGILAQRFQPQHRPHEYPCIPHNPP, encoded by the coding sequence ATGGGAAATCAGACTAGCATGTCTTACAATAACTTATGTATGTTCCCTGATGTTCATCTGCCCGCGGGGCTTAAAATGCCAAAGTTTAACTTGTATGATGGGCGTGGAGATCCAGTGGTCCACCTGAGGGGTTATTGCAGTGAAATGAGAAGTGTTGGCGGGAAAGATGAGTTGCTGATGGAGTATTTCAGTGAGAGCTTGAGTGGGGCAGCCTTGGAATGGTATACTCGTCAAGATGTGAGTAAGTGGTATTCCTGGgatgacatggctcaagattttattcgacactttcagtacaatatagacattatCCCAGACCGTTCCTCCCTATCTAAGATGAAAAAGAAACCCGAGGAAAGTTTTAGGGAGTTTGGGCTCAGATGGAGGGAACAAGTTGCTCGAGTCAGTCCCCCGTttgatgaagaagaaatggttAAGATTTTCCTACAAGCTCAGGGACCTAGCTACTTCAGTCATTTGATCCCGGCTTTATATCAACCTTTCAATGACGTGGTAAAAGTGGGGGAGAtggtagaagaaggaatcaagtcaGGCAAAATCATGAGCTATGCTGCATTGAAAGGTAATATAGAAGACATTCAGAACATCTCtgtaagtttgggtagaaggaagagAAATAGAAAAGATGTTGAGACTCGCCAACGACAAGATCCATCGGGCATTCTTGCTCAACGCTTTCAGCCTCAACATCGACCCCATGAATATCCCTGTATTCCACATAATCCTCCATAA